From a region of the Hymenobacter jejuensis genome:
- a CDS encoding glycoside hydrolase family 127 protein, with the protein MKRKILIGWMLAITSASHAQTAADYPIRPVSFTQVKLADNFWLPRLKTNTDVTIPASFQRCEATNRVKNFEMAAARQGKFATTFPFDDTDIYKTIEGASYSMSLYPDEQLAAYVEALIAKVGAAQEPDGYLYTARTIDPAHPHPWAGMKRWEKERELSHELYNAGHLYEAAVAHYQATGKKSLLNIALKNADLVCATFGPGKLSVAPGHEIVEMGLVKLYRVTGQPKYLQTAKFFLDQRGQYKGYDPKSNDVWKNGQYWQDDKPVIAQKEAEGHAVRAEYLYSAMADVAALTGDKQLLAAVDTIWNNMVSKKFYVTGGTGAVPGGERFGNNYELPNATAYNETCASVADVYWNQRMFQLHGDSKYADIMEKVLYNGLLSGVGLDGKSFFYSNAMQIKNSASFAQTEPARAGWFDCSCCPTNLARLFPSLPGYVYAQHDKDVYVNLFVSSTTLLKVGKQPLQLTQQNNYPWDGGLKFTVNPDKPLDFNLLVRIPGWARGEAMPSDLYRFAGPSEQKVSIKINGKPVQYTMRKGYAVLPRKWHKNDVVEVTLPMEVRQVVANAKVQDDLGKVALQRGPIMYCAEWTDNHGKATNLIVPPTTSFATNFQPSLLNGITTLTATVPAVKVDEAANTISTVTQTLTAIPYYAWANRGKGEMTVWFPAKVLDVDLVTRPAMEREQLK; encoded by the coding sequence ATGAAACGTAAGATTCTGATTGGCTGGATGTTAGCTATAACGAGTGCCTCTCACGCACAGACCGCTGCTGACTACCCCATCCGGCCGGTTTCCTTCACGCAAGTAAAGTTGGCCGATAACTTCTGGTTGCCGCGCCTCAAAACGAATACCGACGTCACCATTCCGGCTTCGTTTCAGCGCTGCGAGGCTACCAACCGGGTCAAGAACTTCGAAATGGCGGCGGCCCGGCAAGGCAAATTTGCCACCACGTTTCCCTTCGACGACACCGATATTTACAAAACCATCGAAGGAGCCTCATACTCAATGAGTTTGTACCCCGATGAGCAGCTTGCCGCCTACGTGGAAGCCCTGATTGCCAAGGTAGGGGCGGCTCAGGAGCCCGACGGCTATCTGTACACGGCTCGCACCATCGATCCGGCGCATCCGCACCCTTGGGCAGGCATGAAGCGGTGGGAAAAAGAACGCGAGCTGAGCCACGAACTCTACAATGCGGGCCATCTCTACGAGGCGGCAGTGGCTCATTATCAGGCTACTGGTAAAAAAAGCCTGCTCAACATCGCCCTGAAAAATGCCGACTTAGTGTGCGCCACTTTCGGCCCCGGCAAGCTGAGCGTAGCGCCGGGCCACGAAATCGTGGAGATGGGTCTGGTGAAGCTCTACCGCGTAACCGGCCAGCCCAAATACCTGCAAACGGCCAAGTTTTTCCTCGATCAGCGCGGCCAGTACAAAGGCTACGACCCCAAGAGCAACGACGTGTGGAAAAACGGGCAATACTGGCAGGACGATAAGCCCGTAATCGCTCAAAAAGAAGCCGAAGGCCACGCCGTGCGCGCCGAATACCTGTATTCGGCCATGGCCGACGTAGCGGCCCTCACCGGCGACAAGCAACTGCTAGCCGCCGTGGATACCATCTGGAACAACATGGTTTCCAAGAAGTTCTACGTGACGGGCGGTACGGGTGCCGTGCCCGGCGGCGAGCGGTTTGGCAACAACTACGAGCTGCCCAACGCCACAGCCTACAACGAAACCTGCGCGTCGGTGGCCGATGTATACTGGAACCAGCGCATGTTTCAGCTCCACGGCGACTCCAAGTACGCCGATATCATGGAGAAGGTGCTCTACAATGGCCTGCTCTCGGGCGTAGGACTCGACGGCAAGTCGTTCTTTTACTCCAATGCCATGCAGATTAAGAACAGCGCCAGCTTTGCTCAAACCGAGCCTGCGCGCGCCGGCTGGTTCGATTGCTCGTGCTGCCCCACCAACCTGGCTCGCCTGTTTCCGTCGCTGCCCGGCTACGTGTACGCCCAGCACGATAAAGACGTGTACGTCAACCTGTTTGTGAGCAGCACGACCTTGCTGAAGGTGGGCAAGCAACCGCTGCAACTCACCCAGCAAAACAACTACCCCTGGGACGGCGGCCTGAAGTTTACGGTAAATCCCGATAAGCCACTGGACTTCAATCTGTTGGTGCGGATTCCGGGCTGGGCGAGGGGGGAAGCCATGCCCTCTGATCTGTACCGCTTTGCAGGTCCCTCGGAGCAGAAAGTCAGCATCAAAATCAATGGCAAGCCCGTGCAGTACACAATGCGCAAAGGGTATGCCGTGCTCCCGCGCAAGTGGCACAAAAACGATGTGGTAGAAGTGACCCTTCCTATGGAAGTGCGGCAGGTGGTGGCCAACGCCAAAGTGCAGGACGACTTGGGCAAAGTGGCCTTGCAACGCGGCCCCATCATGTATTGTGCCGAGTGGACCGACAATCACGGCAAGGCGACCAACCTGATTGTGCCGCCCACCACGTCTTTTGCCACCAACTTCCAGCCCAGCCTGCTCAATGGCATCACCACGCTGACGGCGACCGTGCCCGCCGTAAAAGTTGATGAAGCGGCCAACACCATCAGCACCGTAACCCAGACGCTCACGGCGATTCCGTATTACGCTTGGGCCAACCGGGGCAAGGGCGAAATGACGGTGTGGTTTCCGGCCAAAGTGCTGGATGTAGACCTCGTAACGCGGCCAGCTATGGAGCGCGAACAACTCAAATAG
- a CDS encoding family 43 glycosylhydrolase, with protein MRYLILSLVISCWVSAPSVAQRAPADTLHAPAAALPGVYADPHLAAFGQTYYLYPTTDGTEGWLSTSFTCWSSKDLVNWKSEGVILDLPRDLTWATQRAWAPAIATRNGKYYYYYSAAQSIGVAVADKPTGPFKDPLGKPLVAKGQFQGQTIDPMVLVDDDGAAYLYFGQGMCHVVKLNPDMISFDPAAVVEFKPAGYNEGSFALKRQGKYYLMWSEYDTRDPRYSVAYATADSPMGPFVKALGNPILKGKGVVKGAGHHSVMQIPGTDQWVIAYHRFKIPGGNGYNRETCLSPMRFDAQGNILPVDVFEPVQKTSIKTGKSRTVRP; from the coding sequence ATGCGCTATCTTATTCTTTCACTGGTTATTAGCTGTTGGGTAAGTGCACCGAGCGTAGCCCAGCGCGCCCCGGCCGATACGCTGCATGCGCCCGCCGCCGCGCTGCCGGGCGTGTACGCCGATCCGCACTTGGCCGCCTTTGGCCAGACTTACTACCTGTACCCAACCACCGACGGCACCGAAGGCTGGCTGTCGACCTCCTTTACGTGCTGGTCATCGAAGGACTTGGTGAACTGGAAAAGCGAAGGCGTCATCCTCGATTTGCCCCGCGACCTGACTTGGGCCACCCAGCGGGCTTGGGCGCCGGCCATTGCCACCCGCAACGGCAAGTACTACTACTATTACTCGGCCGCGCAAAGCATCGGCGTAGCCGTGGCCGACAAGCCCACGGGCCCGTTTAAAGACCCCTTGGGCAAGCCGCTGGTCGCGAAGGGCCAGTTTCAAGGCCAGACCATCGACCCGATGGTGTTGGTAGACGACGATGGCGCGGCCTACCTCTATTTTGGGCAGGGAATGTGCCACGTGGTGAAGCTCAACCCCGACATGATTTCCTTCGATCCGGCTGCGGTGGTAGAGTTCAAGCCAGCGGGCTACAACGAAGGCTCTTTCGCCTTAAAGCGCCAGGGCAAATACTACCTGATGTGGTCGGAGTACGACACCCGGGACCCGCGCTATTCGGTGGCATACGCCACCGCCGATTCGCCGATGGGGCCTTTTGTTAAAGCCCTCGGCAACCCCATCCTGAAAGGCAAGGGTGTAGTGAAAGGCGCTGGCCATCACTCGGTTATGCAGATTCCTGGCACCGACCAATGGGTCATTGCTTACCATCGCTTCAAGATTCCGGGAGGCAACGGCTACAACCGCGAGACCTGCCTGTCGCCGATGCGCTTCGATGCGCAGGGGAATATCTTGCCGGTTGATGTATTTGAGCCGGTGCAAAAAACCAGCATAAAAACCGGAAAAAGCAGGACGGTTCGGCCCTAA
- a CDS encoding glycoside hydrolase family 35 protein yields the protein MVKAFIKAALLSALAFSTPAYAQAPKHAFALGDESFLLDGKPFQMISGELHYPRVPREAWRARIRMAKAMGLNTIGTYVFWNVHEPQPGKYDFAGNNDIAAFVKIAQEEGMWVVLRPSPYVCAEWEFGGYPYWLQKDKSLVVRSKDPKYLAAYGRYLKEVAKQLAPLQVNHGGPVLMVQVENEYGFYSNDKDYLALNRKMFQEAGFDGLLYTCDPADKVKDGYLPGLMPAVNGLDKPKEIKKLVRTYHDGKGPFYIAEWYPAWFDWWGAPHHTVPAARYAPRLDSVLTAGISINMYMFHGGTTRGFMNGANYKGDSTHFEPQTSSYDYDAPLDEAGNATPKFMAFRQVIEKHLPAGVKLPAVPAAKPTMRVPAISMSAATSLLTNLPKPVVSTKPQTFEDLNQAYGFVLYRTQVPGGRKGVLKIKELRDYGLVFVNGQRVATLDRRLGQDQAEITLPKGTVTLDILVENLGRLNFGPYLNQNRKGITEQVSFAGAEITNWQHFKLPFDDIASVAKSMSNKALSASSAPVLRRGSFTLTQPADTYFDMSQWGKGSVWVNGHNLGRYWEVGPQQTLYVPAEWLRKGANEVVVLELLKSQQDKLTGVDKPILDVVKADGEARKAN from the coding sequence ATGGTTAAGGCGTTTATAAAAGCAGCGTTGTTGAGTGCCCTGGCCTTTTCAACTCCGGCCTACGCCCAAGCACCGAAGCATGCGTTCGCGCTAGGCGACGAGTCTTTCCTGCTTGATGGCAAGCCGTTTCAGATGATATCCGGCGAGTTGCATTACCCGCGCGTGCCCCGCGAAGCTTGGCGCGCGCGCATCCGGATGGCCAAAGCCATGGGCCTGAACACGATCGGCACCTACGTGTTCTGGAACGTGCACGAGCCCCAGCCCGGCAAGTACGACTTTGCGGGCAACAACGACATCGCCGCTTTTGTAAAAATTGCCCAAGAAGAGGGCATGTGGGTGGTGCTGCGGCCCAGCCCCTACGTATGCGCCGAGTGGGAATTTGGCGGTTATCCGTACTGGTTGCAGAAGGATAAAAGCTTGGTGGTCAGAAGCAAAGATCCTAAGTACTTGGCTGCCTATGGCCGCTACCTCAAGGAAGTAGCCAAGCAGTTGGCGCCGCTGCAAGTCAACCACGGCGGGCCCGTGCTCATGGTGCAGGTCGAGAACGAATACGGCTTCTACTCCAACGACAAAGACTATCTCGCCCTGAATCGCAAGATGTTTCAGGAGGCGGGCTTCGATGGCTTGCTCTACACCTGCGACCCCGCCGATAAAGTAAAGGACGGCTACTTGCCGGGCCTGATGCCGGCCGTAAATGGCTTGGATAAGCCCAAGGAAATCAAGAAGTTGGTCCGGACTTACCACGACGGGAAAGGGCCATTTTATATCGCTGAGTGGTACCCGGCTTGGTTCGACTGGTGGGGCGCGCCGCACCACACCGTACCCGCGGCCCGGTATGCGCCGCGCCTCGATTCGGTGCTGACGGCGGGTATTTCTATCAACATGTACATGTTTCACGGGGGCACGACGCGCGGCTTCATGAACGGGGCCAACTACAAAGGCGACTCCACCCACTTCGAGCCCCAAACCAGCAGCTACGACTACGATGCACCGTTGGACGAAGCTGGCAATGCCACGCCTAAGTTTATGGCTTTCAGGCAAGTAATTGAAAAGCATCTGCCGGCCGGTGTAAAACTGCCCGCAGTGCCCGCTGCCAAGCCGACCATGCGCGTGCCGGCCATCAGCATGAGCGCGGCCACCAGTCTGCTGACCAATCTGCCCAAGCCTGTGGTAAGCACCAAGCCGCAGACTTTTGAGGATTTGAACCAAGCCTACGGCTTCGTGCTCTACCGCACCCAAGTGCCCGGCGGGCGTAAGGGAGTGCTCAAAATCAAGGAGTTGCGTGATTACGGCTTGGTGTTCGTAAACGGGCAGCGCGTTGCTACCCTGGACCGCCGACTGGGGCAGGACCAAGCAGAAATCACGCTGCCGAAAGGCACTGTGACGCTCGACATTCTGGTGGAGAACTTGGGCCGTCTCAACTTCGGGCCCTACCTCAACCAAAACCGCAAGGGCATCACAGAGCAGGTGAGTTTTGCCGGGGCTGAAATCACCAACTGGCAGCATTTCAAATTGCCTTTCGATGACATTGCTTCGGTGGCTAAATCCATGAGCAACAAGGCGTTGTCGGCAAGCAGTGCGCCGGTGCTGCGGCGCGGCAGCTTCACGCTCACCCAGCCCGCCGACACGTATTTCGACATGAGCCAGTGGGGCAAAGGCAGCGTGTGGGTTAATGGCCATAACCTGGGCCGCTACTGGGAAGTCGGTCCGCAGCAGACACTGTACGTGCCGGCCGAGTGGCTCCGGAAAGGAGCGAATGAAGTAGTAGTGCTGGAACTTCTTAAATCTCAGCAAGATAAGCTCACCGGCGTGGACAAGCCCATTCTGGACGTGGTGAAAGCCGACGGTGAAGCCCGTAAAGCCAATTAA
- a CDS encoding glycoside hydrolase family 43 protein, producing MKNREATTAIHKMLGRLPLDRMPRTRPLWFAALPRHYALLLPPIRFANFLFMPTLSSATLALALLLAPALVVAQPSSSAPAKTKNTSFKPGELWYDTDGNLINAHGGGVLLVGKTYYWYGEKRAQHQEQGVTVYSSKDLYNWKYEGVALTPSADPQHDIAAGCLMERPKVIYNAKTKQYVMWFHLELKGQGYKAARAGVAVSDKPTGPFRYVSSFRPNGHMSRDMGLFVDDDGAAYHVYSSRENYDLRLARLSDDYLTATAQDTMLFSNHREAPALFKTGGKYYLITSGCTGWDPNEASVHVATSLLGPWQPLGDPITGPNAKLTFGGQSTYVLPVAGRKDAFIFMADRWNPKDLKDSRYLWLPVQFKNNQPSIKWLDAWDLTFFNKQL from the coding sequence TTGAAAAACCGGGAAGCTACCACGGCCATTCACAAGATGCTCGGGCGCTTGCCCCTGGACCGGATGCCTCGCACTCGGCCGCTCTGGTTTGCTGCTCTGCCCCGCCACTACGCCCTGTTGCTGCCTCCCATCCGGTTCGCAAACTTCCTCTTCATGCCTACTCTTTCTTCCGCGACCCTTGCGCTGGCCTTGCTGCTGGCCCCGGCGCTGGTGGTTGCCCAGCCTTCGTCGTCGGCCCCGGCCAAGACAAAGAACACGTCCTTCAAGCCCGGCGAACTGTGGTACGACACCGACGGCAACCTCATCAATGCGCACGGGGGCGGGGTGCTGCTGGTTGGCAAAACCTATTATTGGTACGGCGAGAAACGGGCGCAGCACCAAGAGCAAGGCGTGACGGTGTATTCCTCCAAAGATCTCTACAACTGGAAGTACGAAGGCGTCGCCCTCACGCCGTCCGCCGACCCGCAGCACGATATCGCGGCGGGCTGCCTGATGGAGCGCCCCAAAGTGATTTATAACGCCAAGACCAAGCAGTACGTGATGTGGTTTCACCTCGAGCTGAAGGGGCAAGGCTACAAAGCGGCCCGCGCCGGGGTGGCCGTCAGCGATAAGCCGACCGGGCCGTTTCGGTACGTGAGCAGTTTCCGGCCCAACGGCCACATGTCGCGCGACATGGGCTTGTTTGTCGACGACGATGGCGCCGCTTACCACGTGTATTCGTCCCGCGAAAACTACGACCTGCGCCTGGCCCGCCTCTCCGACGATTACCTGACCGCCACCGCGCAGGATACCATGCTGTTCAGCAACCACCGCGAGGCCCCGGCGTTGTTCAAAACGGGTGGCAAATACTACCTCATCACCAGCGGCTGCACCGGCTGGGACCCCAACGAGGCTTCGGTGCACGTCGCGACTTCCCTTTTGGGACCTTGGCAGCCGCTCGGCGACCCCATCACGGGGCCTAATGCCAAGCTTACGTTTGGCGGCCAATCGACCTACGTGCTGCCGGTAGCGGGCCGCAAGGATGCCTTCATCTTTATGGCCGACCGCTGGAACCCGAAAGACCTGAAAGACAGCCGCTACCTGTGGCTGCCCGTGCAGTTCAAAAACAACCAGCCCAGCATCAAGTGGCTGGACGCATGGGATTTAACCTTTTTTAACAAGCAATTGTAA
- a CDS encoding hybrid sensor histidine kinase/response regulator transcription factor → MPVQLLVKWILLPLALLCGAGVGRAQSIAPSEFRFEHLTVDQGLSHSDGMAVAQDPAGFIWIGTNRGLDRYDGYGLKQYSLPVNPRNGVSANRIKVVYVGAGGRLWVGTERAGLSLYDADHDTFLSFDERQVPAAYRAPAQLLAQSDVTAITSDAQGRLWVGTQLDGLFVLTFTRQGKLRNMQQFPPAANGRAPLSRITGIVADAEGKVWIGTLDGGLQVIRSTETGLALQDKPLITNAIHVLHLDRRGDLWIGTERQLFWVSAANRRTMRELNSHALPQVFPTLQSVFLDSGGQLWVGTIYGLYVWRAGAITGLTPPLQNVPPTLFLPQDGEPFSINSERIHQIFEDRNRIIWLCASAGGLNKVDLHQKPFGRIRQPLTGQRLALSNNYVNAIYKEEARNTLWFGTRNGVSSYDLARHTFHNYLNQLESAPRGVDVSAVFQSSNGTLWFGTRGNGLVTLTRQDGREQLTTYSHLPDGTDLSASSIERLAQDRYGTVWAATFSDGLHRFSPTGQYLGAYRQGKSALPSNQFTFLLYDDKRDVLWASTRDAGLLKLRVTPDSLHLLAQYQYAPGKANSLKVNYIWPLLLDEQGSLWIGTIGGGLHQLITAADGHETIRQYRQQLPESDVESILADDAGNLWIGGTGLYRFTPSTRHYLRYDVADGLQSNAFKIGAATRAQDGTLFFGGINGINYFQPPEIQANPIPPVVQITGLRVSNKPVAVGDTLHGRVLLEKAFAQPQTLTIKASENDFAVEFVALNYTNPQKNRYAYRLLGYNKDWVYPAPGQRTASFANLPAGHYTLQIKANNGEGIWSQRYATMQFSVLAPWWKTWWAYGLYALAALGAVALYRRFEMAQQELKNRVVLEHFQAEKEKELTELKLGFFTNVSHELRTPLTLILGPMEEIISTNGSVQGLRDKIVLMHKQTRKLFDLVNQLLDFRKVESGNVPLRASYGDVVQFLSDIYLVFKLKAEERGIDYTLDLPSEPVPLYFDRSKLEIVLTNLLSNAFKYTPEGRGISLSATVVGSPGGEAVFQDGVLTGNYLEVSVVDEGTGIKADELAHIFDPYYQASHTDTLRMTGTGIGLSLVKQFAERHGGTISVESRVGVGSAFRLRLPFGQAHLQPGDIQEDDATRAAEPPEVTLPMDDAALGWSNEPLALPALPRLLVVEDNDEVRQYLQQLFEADYEVILTADGLEGWEKALSQAPDLIISDVMMPRSDGLELCQKLKKHPKTAHIPVLLLTARTAALHELEGLGMGADDYVSKPFNPAILQAKATTLLRNRLKLREYYQRQILLEPTEVVIADADKQFLENAMGVVEQHLDDPEFSVQVLVREVGMSQSVFYRRIKSITGQTAVEFIRDVRMKRAAQLLAQTTMRVSEVAFQVGIEDAKYFRKTFQKIYSLSPSEYAKQHRQSRESASTPS, encoded by the coding sequence GTGCCGGTTCAACTCCTTGTCAAATGGATTCTTCTGCCGCTGGCGCTGCTCTGCGGAGCTGGGGTTGGCCGGGCCCAGAGCATTGCACCCAGCGAGTTTCGGTTTGAGCACCTGACCGTCGATCAGGGCCTTTCGCACAGCGACGGCATGGCTGTGGCGCAGGACCCGGCCGGCTTCATCTGGATCGGGACCAACCGCGGCCTCGATCGCTACGACGGCTACGGGCTGAAGCAATATTCGCTGCCCGTCAATCCGCGCAATGGGGTTTCGGCCAACCGCATCAAAGTGGTGTATGTTGGGGCCGGGGGCCGGCTATGGGTGGGCACCGAGCGGGCCGGCCTGAGCCTCTACGATGCCGACCACGATACCTTCCTGAGCTTCGACGAGCGGCAGGTGCCCGCCGCTTACCGCGCACCGGCGCAGCTATTGGCGCAGTCCGATGTTACTGCCATCACATCCGATGCGCAGGGCCGCTTGTGGGTGGGCACGCAGCTGGATGGCTTGTTTGTGCTCACGTTTACGCGCCAGGGCAAGCTCCGGAACATGCAGCAATTTCCGCCGGCCGCCAATGGACGGGCGCCGCTCTCCCGCATCACGGGCATCGTGGCCGATGCGGAGGGCAAAGTGTGGATTGGCACCCTTGATGGAGGATTGCAGGTAATCCGCTCCACGGAAACCGGCTTAGCACTTCAGGACAAACCCTTGATTACCAACGCTATACACGTCCTGCATCTCGACCGCCGCGGCGACCTCTGGATTGGCACCGAACGCCAGTTGTTCTGGGTATCGGCGGCCAACCGGCGCACCATGCGCGAGCTAAACAGCCACGCCCTGCCCCAAGTATTCCCGACGTTGCAGTCCGTTTTCCTAGATTCGGGTGGGCAGCTGTGGGTGGGCACCATTTACGGCCTCTACGTATGGCGGGCCGGGGCAATTACGGGCCTGACGCCGCCCCTGCAAAACGTGCCGCCGACGTTGTTTCTGCCCCAGGACGGCGAACCGTTCAGCATCAATTCCGAACGCATCCACCAGATTTTTGAGGACCGCAACCGGATCATCTGGCTGTGTGCGTCCGCTGGCGGTCTCAACAAAGTCGATCTGCACCAGAAGCCCTTCGGCCGCATCCGGCAGCCGCTTACCGGCCAACGCCTTGCCCTGTCCAACAACTACGTCAACGCTATTTATAAGGAAGAAGCGCGCAACACGCTTTGGTTCGGCACGCGCAACGGCGTATCCAGCTACGACCTCGCCCGCCACACGTTTCATAACTACCTCAACCAGCTTGAGAGCGCCCCGCGCGGCGTCGATGTATCCGCGGTTTTTCAGTCATCCAACGGCACGCTTTGGTTTGGGACGCGCGGCAACGGCCTCGTGACGCTCACCCGCCAGGATGGCCGCGAGCAGCTAACTACTTATTCCCACCTACCCGACGGCACGGATTTAAGCGCGTCGAGCATCGAGCGGCTCGCGCAAGACCGGTACGGCACGGTGTGGGCCGCCACCTTTTCCGACGGCCTGCACCGATTCAGCCCCACGGGGCAGTACCTGGGCGCGTACCGGCAGGGCAAAAGCGCGCTGCCCAGCAACCAGTTTACCTTCCTGCTCTACGACGACAAGCGCGACGTGCTGTGGGCTAGCACCCGCGATGCCGGCCTGCTGAAGCTGCGCGTCACCCCCGATTCGCTGCATTTGCTGGCGCAGTATCAGTACGCACCCGGCAAAGCCAACAGCTTGAAGGTCAATTATATATGGCCTCTGTTATTGGATGAGCAGGGTTCACTTTGGATCGGGACCATCGGGGGCGGGCTGCACCAGCTTATTACCGCTGCCGACGGGCACGAAACCATTCGCCAATACCGGCAGCAGCTGCCGGAGAGCGATGTAGAAAGCATCCTGGCCGACGACGCCGGCAACCTCTGGATTGGCGGCACCGGCCTCTACCGCTTCACGCCCTCGACGCGTCACTACCTGCGCTACGACGTGGCCGACGGCCTGCAAAGCAATGCGTTCAAGATTGGGGCAGCGACGCGCGCGCAAGACGGCACGCTGTTTTTTGGCGGCATCAACGGCATCAACTATTTCCAACCCCCAGAGATTCAGGCCAATCCGATTCCGCCCGTGGTGCAGATCACCGGCCTGCGGGTGAGCAACAAGCCGGTGGCAGTAGGCGACACCCTGCACGGCCGCGTGTTGCTGGAAAAGGCTTTTGCGCAGCCCCAAACCCTAACCATCAAGGCCAGCGAAAACGACTTTGCCGTGGAGTTCGTCGCCCTCAATTATACCAATCCCCAGAAAAACCGCTATGCTTACCGTTTGCTCGGCTACAACAAAGACTGGGTTTACCCTGCGCCGGGGCAGCGCACGGCCAGCTTCGCCAACTTGCCGGCGGGACACTACACCTTGCAGATAAAAGCCAACAACGGCGAAGGGATCTGGTCGCAGCGCTACGCCACCATGCAGTTCAGCGTGCTGGCGCCTTGGTGGAAAACGTGGTGGGCGTACGGGCTGTATGCGCTGGCTGCTTTGGGGGCCGTGGCGCTGTACCGGCGCTTCGAGATGGCCCAGCAAGAGCTGAAAAACCGGGTGGTACTGGAGCATTTTCAGGCCGAAAAAGAAAAGGAGCTGACCGAACTTAAACTGGGCTTTTTTACCAACGTCTCGCACGAGCTGCGCACGCCCCTCACCCTGATTTTGGGGCCAATGGAGGAAATCATCAGCACCAACGGCTCCGTGCAGGGCCTGCGCGACAAGATTGTGCTCATGCACAAGCAAACGCGCAAGCTCTTCGACCTCGTCAACCAGCTGCTGGACTTCCGCAAGGTCGAGTCGGGCAACGTGCCGCTGCGGGCCAGCTACGGCGACGTGGTGCAGTTCCTGTCCGATATTTACCTGGTATTCAAGCTCAAAGCTGAGGAGCGCGGCATCGATTACACTCTGGATTTGCCGTCCGAGCCCGTGCCGCTCTACTTCGACCGGAGCAAGCTGGAAATCGTGCTGACCAACTTGCTGTCCAACGCTTTCAAGTATACGCCCGAAGGTCGCGGCATCAGTCTGTCAGCCACAGTGGTGGGCAGCCCCGGCGGCGAAGCTGTGTTTCAGGACGGCGTACTTACAGGTAATTATTTGGAAGTCAGCGTTGTAGACGAAGGCACTGGTATCAAGGCCGATGAGCTGGCCCATATCTTCGATCCCTACTACCAAGCGTCGCACACCGATACGTTGCGCATGACCGGCACGGGCATTGGCCTGTCGTTGGTGAAGCAGTTTGCCGAGCGCCACGGGGGCACCATCAGCGTGGAAAGCCGGGTGGGCGTGGGCTCGGCGTTCCGGCTGCGGCTGCCGTTTGGGCAGGCGCATCTGCAACCCGGCGACATTCAGGAAGACGACGCCACGCGGGCTGCCGAGCCGCCAGAAGTAACGCTGCCCATGGACGATGCGGCCCTGGGCTGGTCGAACGAGCCGCTGGCCTTGCCGGCGCTGCCGCGGCTGCTGGTGGTGGAAGACAACGACGAAGTGCGCCAGTACCTGCAACAGCTTTTCGAGGCCGACTACGAAGTGATTCTGACCGCCGACGGCTTGGAAGGCTGGGAAAAAGCCCTTTCCCAAGCTCCGGACCTCATCATCAGCGACGTGATGATGCCCCGCAGCGACGGCTTGGAACTGTGCCAGAAGCTGAAAAAGCATCCCAAAACCGCCCACATTCCGGTGCTGCTGCTCACGGCCCGCACGGCTGCCCTCCACGAGCTGGAAGGCCTCGGCATGGGTGCCGACGACTACGTCAGCAAGCCTTTTAACCCCGCCATTCTGCAAGCCAAAGCGACTACTTTATTGCGTAATCGCCTGAAGCTGCGGGAGTACTACCAGCGGCAAATCCTGCTGGAACCGACCGAAGTCGTCATTGCCGACGCTGACAAGCAGTTTCTGGAAAACGCGATGGGCGTGGTCGAGCAGCACCTCGACGACCCCGAGTTCAGCGTACAGGTACTGGTGCGGGAAGTGGGCATGAGTCAGTCGGTTTTTTACCGGCGCATCAAGAGCATCACGGGCCAGACGGCGGTCGAGTTTATCCGCGACGTCCGCATGAAACGGGCTGCCCAGCTCTTGGCCCAAACCACGATGCGCGTGTCGGAAGTGGCATTCCAAGTAGGCATTGAAGACGCCAAGTACTTCCGCAAAACGTTCCAGAAAATTTATTCCCTCTCCCCTTCCGAATATGCCAAGCAACACCGTCAGAGCCGGGAATCAGCCTCTACACCATCTTAA